A region of Canis lupus familiaris isolate Mischka breed German Shepherd chromosome 38, alternate assembly UU_Cfam_GSD_1.0, whole genome shotgun sequence DNA encodes the following proteins:
- the RGS1 gene encoding regulator of G-protein signaling 1 isoform X1, protein MRAAGISTPRLDKMPGMFFSANPKELKETDHSLLDDKTHKKRPKTFGMDVKAYLRSMIPHLESGIKPSKSKDIRLSVNEVMQWSQSLEKLLANQIGQDVFRSFLKSEFSEENIEFWLACEDYKKTESDLLHRKAEKIYKAFVHSDAAKQINIDFHTRESTAKKIKAPTPTCFDEAQKIIYTLMEKDSYPRFLKSNIYLNLLNELQANSLK, encoded by the exons ATGCGAGCAGCAGGCATCTCCACACCAAGGTTAGACAAAATGCCAGGAATGTTCTTCTCTGCtaatccaaaggaattgaaagaaaCTGATCATTCACTTCTAGATGATAAAACGCATAAAAAGAGGCCAAAGACTTT TGGAATGGATGTGAAAGCATACCTGAGATCTATGATCCCACATCTGGAATCTGGAATTAAACCTTCTAAATCCAAAGACAT CAGACTCTCTGTTAATGAAGTAATGCAGTGGTCTCAATCTCTGGAAAAACTACTTGCAAACCAAA TTGGTCAAGATGTCTTCAGAAGTTTCCTAAAGTCTGAGTTCAGTGAGGAGAACATTGAGTTCTGGCTGGCTTGTGAAGACTATAAAAAAACAGAGTCTGATCTTTTGCATCGCAAAGCggagaaaatatataaagctttTGTGCATTCAGATGCTGCTAAACAA atCAACATTGACTTTCACACTCGAGAATCTACAGCCAAGAAGATTAAAGCACCAACCCCTACGTGTTTTGATGAAGcccaaaaaattatatatactctTATGGAAAAGGATTCCTATCCCAGATTTctcaaatcaaatatatatttaaatcttctGAATGAACTTCAGGCTAATAGTCTAAAGTGA
- the RGS1 gene encoding regulator of G-protein signaling 1 isoform X2, which translates to MRAAGISTPRLDKMPGMFFSANPKELKETDHSLLDDKTHKKRPKTFGMDVKAYLRSMIPHLESGIKPSKSKDILSVNEVMQWSQSLEKLLANQIGQDVFRSFLKSEFSEENIEFWLACEDYKKTESDLLHRKAEKIYKAFVHSDAAKQINIDFHTRESTAKKIKAPTPTCFDEAQKIIYTLMEKDSYPRFLKSNIYLNLLNELQANSLK; encoded by the exons ATGCGAGCAGCAGGCATCTCCACACCAAGGTTAGACAAAATGCCAGGAATGTTCTTCTCTGCtaatccaaaggaattgaaagaaaCTGATCATTCACTTCTAGATGATAAAACGCATAAAAAGAGGCCAAAGACTTT TGGAATGGATGTGAAAGCATACCTGAGATCTATGATCCCACATCTGGAATCTGGAATTAAACCTTCTAAATCCAAAGACAT ACTCTCTGTTAATGAAGTAATGCAGTGGTCTCAATCTCTGGAAAAACTACTTGCAAACCAAA TTGGTCAAGATGTCTTCAGAAGTTTCCTAAAGTCTGAGTTCAGTGAGGAGAACATTGAGTTCTGGCTGGCTTGTGAAGACTATAAAAAAACAGAGTCTGATCTTTTGCATCGCAAAGCggagaaaatatataaagctttTGTGCATTCAGATGCTGCTAAACAA atCAACATTGACTTTCACACTCGAGAATCTACAGCCAAGAAGATTAAAGCACCAACCCCTACGTGTTTTGATGAAGcccaaaaaattatatatactctTATGGAAAAGGATTCCTATCCCAGATTTctcaaatcaaatatatatttaaatcttctGAATGAACTTCAGGCTAATAGTCTAAAGTGA
- the RGS1 gene encoding regulator of G-protein signaling 1 isoform X3 has protein sequence MRAAGISTPSGMDVKAYLRSMIPHLESGIKPSKSKDIRLSVNEVMQWSQSLEKLLANQIGQDVFRSFLKSEFSEENIEFWLACEDYKKTESDLLHRKAEKIYKAFVHSDAAKQINIDFHTRESTAKKIKAPTPTCFDEAQKIIYTLMEKDSYPRFLKSNIYLNLLNELQANSLK, from the exons ATGCGAGCAGCAGGCATCTCCACACCAAG TGGAATGGATGTGAAAGCATACCTGAGATCTATGATCCCACATCTGGAATCTGGAATTAAACCTTCTAAATCCAAAGACAT CAGACTCTCTGTTAATGAAGTAATGCAGTGGTCTCAATCTCTGGAAAAACTACTTGCAAACCAAA TTGGTCAAGATGTCTTCAGAAGTTTCCTAAAGTCTGAGTTCAGTGAGGAGAACATTGAGTTCTGGCTGGCTTGTGAAGACTATAAAAAAACAGAGTCTGATCTTTTGCATCGCAAAGCggagaaaatatataaagctttTGTGCATTCAGATGCTGCTAAACAA atCAACATTGACTTTCACACTCGAGAATCTACAGCCAAGAAGATTAAAGCACCAACCCCTACGTGTTTTGATGAAGcccaaaaaattatatatactctTATGGAAAAGGATTCCTATCCCAGATTTctcaaatcaaatatatatttaaatcttctGAATGAACTTCAGGCTAATAGTCTAAAGTGA
- the RGS1 gene encoding regulator of G-protein signaling 1 isoform X4: MRAAGISTPSGMDVKAYLRSMIPHLESGIKPSKSKDILSVNEVMQWSQSLEKLLANQIGQDVFRSFLKSEFSEENIEFWLACEDYKKTESDLLHRKAEKIYKAFVHSDAAKQINIDFHTRESTAKKIKAPTPTCFDEAQKIIYTLMEKDSYPRFLKSNIYLNLLNELQANSLK; encoded by the exons ATGCGAGCAGCAGGCATCTCCACACCAAG TGGAATGGATGTGAAAGCATACCTGAGATCTATGATCCCACATCTGGAATCTGGAATTAAACCTTCTAAATCCAAAGACAT ACTCTCTGTTAATGAAGTAATGCAGTGGTCTCAATCTCTGGAAAAACTACTTGCAAACCAAA TTGGTCAAGATGTCTTCAGAAGTTTCCTAAAGTCTGAGTTCAGTGAGGAGAACATTGAGTTCTGGCTGGCTTGTGAAGACTATAAAAAAACAGAGTCTGATCTTTTGCATCGCAAAGCggagaaaatatataaagctttTGTGCATTCAGATGCTGCTAAACAA atCAACATTGACTTTCACACTCGAGAATCTACAGCCAAGAAGATTAAAGCACCAACCCCTACGTGTTTTGATGAAGcccaaaaaattatatatactctTATGGAAAAGGATTCCTATCCCAGATTTctcaaatcaaatatatatttaaatcttctGAATGAACTTCAGGCTAATAGTCTAAAGTGA